The DNA segment AAATGGTGTCCAGACCTTCCTCGACAGTAACACCGCCACTCCTGTGACCAAGCCCTCTCGCTTGGCAGAAATTTACCCGGCAGCCTAGCCGGATCTTCCCCCTGAGCCTTGCCATAAAAGCATGGGAGAGCATTCTGTTTTTGCTTATTTCCTCCTCCCATGAAGGGATATTTCTCAAAAAAGCAAGCATCTCATTCTTACAATTCATTATAATGGAATGTTCGGCCCAGTGTGATAAGAGAAAAGAAACGTCCATCTGTCATGTTTAACGGGGGAAGTTTCTCAATGCCAATCACGTTCCGGTATTGGTGCCGATCAGGTATCTTTGTATTCATTGTTGCTTTGATCCTCATCAGCACAGCTCTTTGTCTGTCACCTGCGTCAGCTGCGCAGCCGATTTCTTCAGACTCCCCTGTGCTGTACATGACCGAGGCCAACAAAACTTCCACACTCTCGTTCGCTGACGAAAAAACTCTTGAAACATTGAGAACAGACTTCCTTGTGGAACCGGAAGCTCGACAGAGTCTGGAGTTTTCTCCCCGATTAAGCTGGACATTCTGGCTGATTATCGGCGTCATGACTCTCATGGTCATCAGTTTTTTCGCTATCATTTTCAGTAAGATTTTCATCAACCTCAAAATCGCATACAAAATGTATGTCAGTTTCGGATACCTTGTGGTGACTGCAGCTCTTCTGGGGGCTGGGGCTTTTTACTATCTGGACCATGCATCCGGGTTTGCAAAACTCTCCATGCATTTCACTCAAATTGATACCATCGGCAATGAAATCAGTTCGGCACAGGCAAACTATCTTCTGCATGGCATGGAGAATAAAGACTATGGGGAAAGTCGAGTCACCAAAATTCATGAGGGCCTGACTGCCATTATCGACACGATAAACCAGATCAAGACATCCGGGCTCATGCATCAGACAATGCAGGGGAATCTGGAAGAATTGGAAACAATCCTCCCCCCCTACTCCAATACCCTTGAAGAAGTTGTCACCTCATTCCAAGCAGTCGAAGAACGAAAAGAGGAGCTTGACAGGCTTCAGACCAAGATGGGAGTCGCCTTGGAATCGATGAGACAGCATCACAAGGCTCAACAACTTTCTGACGCAACTCAGGAAATAGACAAGGCGAAAGCCATTCGCTTGAATCATATCATTGATGAGCTGAATCGAACTGAAAAATTACTGCTGGAAGCGGCGTATCATGAAGCGGGATTCATCCTCGACAAAAAACCGGTCCATATAGCAACAATGGAACGCATCTTTACCGATGTCATTGCACTCCTTGACTTACTCAAAGAGCAACTCACTGAAAGCGAAGACCTCTCCTTGCTGGCGAATATTCAAAATGAGGTCGCCCAGGTCACTACCAGCCTGACCATCCTGATCAGGGAAGAAGCGATCATCGCCAAGGATAACGGAACTCTGAACGGGCTGCTCATGCGCTTCGAATCGCTTGGGTCCGAACTGGCCCATGAAGCGGAGCTCATGGCGCAGGAAGCAGTTCGTGAAGCGGATATCGCCATCATAGTCCTGCTCACTTTCACACTGATCTTCGGTGTGTTCATGTCAATATATATTGCTTCGTCAATCTCGAAGCCGGTCAAGGAGAGTGCCACTCTGGTACGGCTCATGGCTGAGGGAGATATGACTCAATACCTCCCGTATCATTTCAAGGATGAAATAGGGCTTATGTGCATTGCGCTCAATGACATGGCCTCGCGGCTGCGCGAAACCATTGGCGTCATTCAGGAAAGCGCGGCTAATGTCGCCAGCGGCAGTGAAGAGCTGTCTGCCTCGGCAGAAGCTCTCTCGCAGGCCGCGACCGAACAGGCTGCGACCGTTGAAGAAGTCTCTGCATCCATGGTTGAAATGGGATCAAATATCGCCCGAACTTCAGACAATTCACAAGAAACCGAAGACATGGCCAATGGGGTGGCAAAAGATGCGGAAGAAGGCGGGCGAGCAGTGACTCAAACCGTCCATGCCATGCGTGAAATCGCTGAAAAAATCAGCATCGTCGAAGATATTGCCCGACAGACCAACCTGCTTGCATTGAATGCAGCCATAGAAGCGGCACGGGCAGGCGAACATGGTAAAGGGTTTGCCGTCGTCGCATCGGAAGTGCGCAAACTGGCGGAGCGAAGTGGCAAGGCGGCCAATGAAATAAGCGAGCTGTCAGGCTCCAGTCTGGCCGTGGCTGAGAAAGCCGGAACCATGCTTGAAAAGATGGTTCCTCAGATCAAGCAGACCGCGAACCTTATTCAGGGCATAACCATCGCAAGTACCGAACAAAATGCTGGAATCCAGCAGATAGGCATTGCGACCCAACAGATGGACCTGGTGACCCAGGCAAACGCCTCTGCCTCTGAAGAACTCGCCTCGACATCAGAAGAGTTGGCGGCACAAGCGGAAGTCCTTCAGGATTCCGTCTCCTTTTTCAGGGTCGAAGGGAGCCTTCACAGTTCCGCCGGAAAACAAAAATCAGCTATCCCGGAATCAGCACCCCCTCTCTCCGATCCGCACAATGCGCCAGGAATCGACATGGGAATAGCCAGTGACCTCCTGGATGAAGACGACTACGAACACTTCTGATTCGACCCGACCTTCATCCTTGTCTCCCCCGCTTGGCAACGGGAAAAGATCGGTATAAGGTCCATCCATGCGTACTTTTACTTCACTTATCATATTGTTTGTCGCCCTCTTGGTCCCCCATTTCGCTGCTGCCGAAGGTGAAAACGGCTGTGATCCCCAGTACCGGGCCCTTGCGGAGAATGCCTTGGTCGAATTCAAGGGAACCGGTGATCTGGATATCCTCGTGGTGACCGACCCCCTCTGCTGGCATTGTCGTCTGGGGCATAAACTTCTCAAAGAATATCCAAACCTGTACCGTTCCGTAAAGCTCTCGTTCTTTCCACGGAGAAGTTTCATGGGATCGGATATGGCGGCCTGGATTCTGGAAGATGCGGCGGATTCCCCCTTGCTCAAACAGAAAGTCGACTTTGCCTATGAGAACCTGAAGCAGCCGAAGACACAGGATTTGGCCGAAGCTCGGATGGTTGTACTGCAACAATTCCTGATATTCTTCCCAGACATGCTCGAAGGGACCAATATAGACGCGCTTTATGCCCGACTGGAACATGACCACCAACAGCATGTTCTGGAAAGCTCCGCTCTGGGCAATGCACTGAAACTGCCCGGAACCCCGGTTTTGGTTGCAGGCAAAAAAGTGCTCCTGGGGTACGGTGCCGGCCCATGGATCAAGGCGCTGGAAGAAAAGGCTTTTTGCAAATAGCACCCCTGAGAGTCTCTTGCTTGAGATAAATATCAGAGCCTTTGCCTGTATGAACAAAGACTTTGTTGACTTTGAGAATCATTTTCAATAAGTTTTCCTGAACCAATCACCCATGGAGGTTCAGATGGAACGAGTCAACAGATTTGGCACGACACAAGACATGATAATCCAGGAAGTTATCGAGGGGGATGCCACATATCTCCTCGCCATTGATGCACGAGGACTGTATCTGACGACACCTGATCGCATAGATACTCGTATGGCTGATCTCAACAGATACGCAGTTGCCCGCAAAAGCTTTGAAGAGAGACTGGAAAAACTTGGTTTTTCTCCGGTTGATATTTTCGAAGAGCACAAAGGAAAAATACAGACCGTGGGTGATGCGAACAAAAAGAAGATCAACCCACTCAAAGCGTCCAAGCGCGGTCTGTCTTAAGCAGTATAGACCTGCCCCTTTTTTCGCTTCCGCACTGAAAAGACCAGAAACCAGACAAAACGCGCCCTCACATCTCCCGATGTCAGGGCGTGATTTTTGTTTCAGCCCTCCACCCGCAACCTCTATTTTACATCTCAAAAGCAGTTTTCTATTGAATTTTCACGATACCAAGACCCCATAGCAAAGAAATTGCCGTGGGAGCGAAGGTAGTTCCACGTCAAATGCTTGAGGCTTAACGGCGCTTTTTGTTGTGTCGTGAGATAGTTAATAATCTCAGACAACTATAGACGTATTGGCGCGTCAGTCAAATCCTTTTCTCAACGTCTTGATATACGGTTTGATATACTTTTGAGTGCAAGGAGATATCCTGGGGTGGCTGGGGCGTATACCCCATGAAAACAAAAAAACTTAGGCCGAGGGGCTAGATGTCGAGGCAGACCTTTTTTCCCAATGGGTGAGTGTGCAACTCTCCGCCATAAACGAGTATAAAAAATCGTCAATGATCCCAACTCAAAGACAGAGAAGGTGGGATACTCACTGCGAGCCATTCTGCCCACCTTGAGCTATAAGAACACTGCCCTGTAATCACAGAACAATCGCGCTGTCTCATGCCAAATTCGGTTGAACCGCGCCCTGCAGAAATGACTCATTTGTGTCCCATTCTTTAGCCAACCTGATTAATTGGGTCACATTCACTCAATTTGCAAGGCTACATGATCATGCTACAACTCATCAACTTCCTATATCCTTAGGCAAAGTGGGGCAGATATGAGTGATGACAACCAAGCTCTTTGGGATCGCTTCAATGAGCTGGTCAAATTATCCTTCGGTGAAGTTGAGGATGGAGACCTGAAGGGATATATATACTCCTTTCGTAAAACATATATGGCTGTAATGGGTGTTGAAGAATTCAACAAAACCAAGAAGCACTATGACGAAATGACAGAAGTCATGATCAAGCTGGTTGGTGATGATGATCCATTCAAGGCTGCACGGGAAAAAGATGCTCCACGGTTATTTAAAAAAAACTGGGAAACAATACTGGAGTCATGCTGTTTTCCGGTGCTGAATGCCACGGACATAGACGACGGCATTGAGAAATACCAGAAGTGCAATGCCTATGTTTTCGACTGTTGGAGAAAAGCATTAAATGCATGCAGACAGGGCGACTACCCTCAAGCTGTTTTCCTTTCCATACTGGCTTTAGAGGAAGCCGCAAAATTTCATCAAGCATGGTATGAACTGTTCTATAATGACGGTAAGCCAATCAACGCAAAGAAGAATCAACCTCCAAGAAGAAAAGACTACAAATTCAACCACAAGAAAAAGCATTTCGTGTCTATTGTCTCTGGGGCATTGTTGAATCACCGTGTTGAGGGGCTCTTCGGGAAAGATAAAGTCGTCGAATTCGTCGGGATGGCAGAAAATGGCGAACTGGAAAACGTTCGTCAATCATGCCTTTACGCCACGGTCGGTGATGAAGGTCCAGTTTACCCCGA comes from the Pseudodesulfovibrio piezophilus C1TLV30 genome and includes:
- a CDS encoding DsbA family protein, yielding MRTFTSLIILFVALLVPHFAAAEGENGCDPQYRALAENALVEFKGTGDLDILVVTDPLCWHCRLGHKLLKEYPNLYRSVKLSFFPRRSFMGSDMAAWILEDAADSPLLKQKVDFAYENLKQPKTQDLAEARMVVLQQFLIFFPDMLEGTNIDALYARLEHDHQQHVLESSALGNALKLPGTPVLVAGKKVLLGYGAGPWIKALEEKAFCK
- a CDS encoding AbiV family abortive infection protein, with translation MGVEEFNKTKKHYDEMTEVMIKLVGDDDPFKAAREKDAPRLFKKNWETILESCCFPVLNATDIDDGIEKYQKCNAYVFDCWRKALNACRQGDYPQAVFLSILALEEAAKFHQAWYELFYNDGKPINAKKNQPPRRKDYKFNHKKKHFVSIVSGALLNHRVEGLFGKDKVVEFVGMAENGELENVRQSCLYATVGDEGPVYPDDVISQETAIFYVVFLGEAIGEFVFSTSWEYRDFKEEMDAVIEEFGLPAVS
- a CDS encoding methyl-accepting chemotaxis protein, which codes for MPITFRYWCRSGIFVFIVALILISTALCLSPASAAQPISSDSPVLYMTEANKTSTLSFADEKTLETLRTDFLVEPEARQSLEFSPRLSWTFWLIIGVMTLMVISFFAIIFSKIFINLKIAYKMYVSFGYLVVTAALLGAGAFYYLDHASGFAKLSMHFTQIDTIGNEISSAQANYLLHGMENKDYGESRVTKIHEGLTAIIDTINQIKTSGLMHQTMQGNLEELETILPPYSNTLEEVVTSFQAVEERKEELDRLQTKMGVALESMRQHHKAQQLSDATQEIDKAKAIRLNHIIDELNRTEKLLLEAAYHEAGFILDKKPVHIATMERIFTDVIALLDLLKEQLTESEDLSLLANIQNEVAQVTTSLTILIREEAIIAKDNGTLNGLLMRFESLGSELAHEAELMAQEAVREADIAIIVLLTFTLIFGVFMSIYIASSISKPVKESATLVRLMAEGDMTQYLPYHFKDEIGLMCIALNDMASRLRETIGVIQESAANVASGSEELSASAEALSQAATEQAATVEEVSASMVEMGSNIARTSDNSQETEDMANGVAKDAEEGGRAVTQTVHAMREIAEKISIVEDIARQTNLLALNAAIEAARAGEHGKGFAVVASEVRKLAERSGKAANEISELSGSSLAVAEKAGTMLEKMVPQIKQTANLIQGITIASTEQNAGIQQIGIATQQMDLVTQANASASEELASTSEELAAQAEVLQDSVSFFRVEGSLHSSAGKQKSAIPESAPPLSDPHNAPGIDMGIASDLLDEDDYEHF